From Enterococcus mundtii, the proteins below share one genomic window:
- the tyrS gene encoding tyrosine--tRNA ligase, whose translation MNIIDELTWRDAINQQTNEERLRELVEEKSISLYCGVDPTGDSMHIGHLIPFMMMKRFQLAGHHPYILIGGGTGTIGDPSGRTSERVLQTMEQVQHNVDALSNQMRKLFGKDANITFVNNYDWLSNISLLEFLRDYGKNFNINTMLAKDIVASRLEVGISFTEFTYQILQSIDFLHLHRTYDVQLQIGGADQWGNITAGLDLIRKLEGPEAEAFGLTIPLMLKADGTKFGKTAGGAIWLDPEKTSPYEFYQFWLNQDDRDVVKYLKFFTFLSQEEINELAKKVETEPEKREAQRRLAEEVTRFVHSEEDLQEAQKITAALFSGNIKELNASEIEQGFGNMPNVEISSTPENIVELLVSTKIEPSKRQAREDVSNGAISINGDRVTDLNFVIDPATEFDGKFVVIRKGKKRYFLAKVVD comes from the coding sequence ATGAATATTATTGATGAATTAACTTGGCGTGATGCCATTAACCAACAAACCAACGAAGAAAGACTTCGCGAGCTTGTTGAAGAAAAGAGTATCTCGCTTTACTGTGGTGTCGATCCAACAGGAGATTCGATGCATATTGGGCATTTGATCCCGTTCATGATGATGAAAAGATTCCAATTAGCAGGGCATCATCCATACATCCTGATTGGTGGAGGAACTGGAACGATCGGTGATCCAAGTGGACGGACAAGCGAACGTGTTTTACAAACGATGGAACAAGTCCAACATAATGTGGATGCATTATCGAACCAAATGCGCAAACTTTTTGGGAAAGATGCCAATATTACATTTGTGAACAACTATGACTGGTTATCAAATATTTCTTTATTAGAATTTTTAAGAGACTACGGAAAAAACTTCAACATCAATACGATGTTAGCGAAAGATATCGTGGCAAGTCGTTTGGAAGTCGGAATTTCATTTACCGAATTTACTTACCAAATCTTGCAATCGATCGACTTCTTGCACTTACACAGAACATACGATGTGCAATTACAGATCGGTGGAGCTGACCAATGGGGAAACATCACTGCTGGTTTAGATCTGATCCGTAAATTGGAAGGACCAGAAGCGGAAGCCTTTGGGTTGACGATCCCATTAATGCTAAAAGCAGATGGAACAAAGTTCGGAAAAACTGCCGGTGGTGCAATCTGGCTAGACCCTGAAAAAACATCCCCTTACGAATTCTACCAATTCTGGTTGAATCAAGATGATCGGGATGTTGTGAAATACTTGAAATTCTTTACTTTCTTATCACAAGAAGAAATCAATGAATTAGCGAAAAAAGTGGAGACAGAACCTGAAAAACGTGAAGCACAACGCCGTTTGGCAGAAGAAGTGACACGTTTTGTCCACAGCGAAGAAGACTTACAAGAAGCGCAAAAAATCACAGCTGCATTGTTCTCTGGAAATATCAAAGAACTAAATGCGTCAGAAATCGAACAAGGCTTTGGAAACATGCCGAATGTAGAGATTTCAAGTACCCCTGAAAATATCGTGGAACTACTTGTTTCCACAAAAATCGAGCCATCAAAACGTCAAGCGCGTGAAGATGTGTCGAACGGAGCTATAAGTATTAACGGTGATCGCGTAACCGATTTAAATTTTGTCATTGATCCAGCTACAGAATTTGATGGTAAATTCGTAGTGATCAGAAAAGGGAAAAAACGCTACTTTTTGGCCAAAGTAGTTGATTAG